The Cydia splendana unplaced genomic scaffold, ilCydSple1.2 scaffold_46_ctg1, whole genome shotgun sequence DNA window TCTGTTTAGGGTGTTCAAAAAGCCAAGATAACGCAGCATTGTCGGTTTGGATTTCAAACGGCGCGACCTctaaatattgtttaaatttagTGACCCCAAATACGGCGGCGGCACACTCTTGTTCGTAGACCGTTTGGCGGCGTTCGGCGCTCGACAGCGTACGGCTCGCGTAACACACCGGCGCCAGGGCCCCGTCCACTTCCTGTTGAAGCACAGCTCCAAGAGCTGTTCCAGAAGCATCACTTTGTAGAATAAATTTTTTTGAGAAGTCAGGAAACCTTAAAACGTTAGGTGAAACCAATTGCTGTTTTAAGCGTGAGAATGCCTCAACCTGTTTAGGCCCCCAGACGTACTTggcatcttttttttttaacaaatttaacggTTCGGCAAGTTCCGAATATCGAGGAATGAATTTAGCGTAGAAACTAGTCATCCCCAAGAACGTTTTCAGCTGTTTTAAGTTTTTCGGTTCCGGGTAGTTAACAACGACACTTATTTTATCGGGGTCGACGGCTAAACCGGAATAACTAATATTATACCCTAAAAACTGTACCGACTCtttacatagttttaatttttttgggttGACCGTTAACCCTGCTTCACCAAGTCTACTCAACACTTCGTCTAGATGTTGCACGTGCGATTCTTTGTCTTTGGAAAAAACACAAATGTCGTCCACAAATGGTATTATATATTTGTACTTTATGTCACCGAATATCATATCGACCACCCTGTTTAATGACTGTGGACTTACGCAGAGCCCGAAAGGAACATATTTATACTGAAATAACCCAAAAGGGCATATAAACGCTGTAACCGGTTTAGATTCGTCGCTTAACGGTATCTGATGAAATGAGCTGTTAAGGTCGATTATTGAAAAATACCTAGCCCCGCCTAAATACTGGAAAACTGATTCGATCGACGGCATTGGATAACTGTCGTATATAATCTTTTTATTTACCGCCCTATAATCGCAACAAAGTCGTTTGCCGCCGCTGGCTTTGTCGACTAAAAATGCCGGTGACGCATATGGTGAACTCGATTTTTCAATAATACCTTTATCAAGAAGTTGTTTAATATGTGCCTCCATTTCGGCGGCTTTAGGCGGCGACAGGGGGTAGAATCGTGAGCGAACCGGAACATTATCAGTGAGTTTAATCTCATAGTTCAAGATATTAGTTTTACCTAATTTTTCCGTTACGACTTCcttgtgtttttctaataaatcTTCTATTTTTCCTCTAATTTCGTCATCGCTTTGAATGCTATTAAACTGTACTATATCTTGGTTCTCTTCATTTTTTAACAATGAAATTTTATAATGCGGCATAAAGTCAAATATCACGTAACCGTAAAACGGGTATGGGACtagttttgttttgttaataAAATCGCATCCTAATATAACGGGTGCAATTAAACTCGGTGCTACtgtaaattcaaatttccagGTAAACTTATCAATTGAAATCAATACGGTTATAACTTCGGTAGCCGTAAAAACTTGTCGCCTAGCGGTAGTACATTGAATATTGCACCGTGACGTAAACACCTTACGATGACCCTTGAGTTTCTCCGCTAAGTCCTGAGTAATAAATGACCGAAACGCGCCCGTGTCCACTAACGCGGTAAGAACATAGTTACAAATAACTACTTGTAAGCGCGGTTTATTGGTTTTCTTATAACTAATTATTTTGCCACCCTCTTTGATTACTGCGAGAGGAAGCTGACGGTGGATATCGTTGCTTACTCCCTGTTCGCGTTTCCCGCGTAATTTGACTGTGTCTGTAAACGTCTACGACGCTGTTCACAATCACGCCCGAAATGACCATAAGAATTGCATTCATAACAACGTGGACCGCGCTGCGTTGTTTGATTCTGATTTGCAACCGATGTATTTGCGTTAGGCAAACCCGATCCGCCGGCGGTGACCTCTCGCTCGCTCCCATGCGCTAACCGGTTCCCGCGCGAAAACGATGCATTCGACTCCCGCGCCGGTCGACCATAATGCCGATACGTATTACTACCAACATTTACCTGATTCCTTTGATAAAAGGTATGCGAGTTTTGTGAATGTAATTTGTCTCGTAGAAGAGCGCCCTCGACCTCACTACTTATTTGCGCTAATTGCGACATATCCTTTATGTCCATAGGATTGcatttaatgtaataatatattcTTGGAGAAATTCTACTTAATATAGTTTGCATTAACATTTCCTCGGACCAGCCCAGATTTAGCGCTTTCGCCACCGCAACTACTGAGTGTGCAAACTCTAATAATGTTTCGGACTCGTATTGATAACGCAAGCACATTTCATTTTTTAATGTTTCAATATGTATCGGAGATAAAACCTCGTTTAAAATCAGTATTTTAATATCCTGCCAATTATGTAACGCGGCCGCCCGACGGAACCACCAATCCGCTAGAAACCCAGTTGTCCTGGTCATTATCCAGGTCACATACTCTGACTGGGGAACTAGCTCGAGTTGAGTAATTTTATCGACACtgataataaatttaatgaGTTGCTTGGCCACTTTGCCATCACAAATTGGTAACTCCGCGAGCATCTTTTGCAAcacttttaacttatttttatctACTTGATTTTGTTCGCCTACCGCGTTCGCGAGTGACTCGACCTTTTGACCGTCTAGGCCCGTCGATGGAGTATGCGACATTTTCCCTGTTTCAATCGTATTAATTCGTTTCTTTAACTCtgatatttgattattttgcgACTCGATCTTTTCCTGTAATTGTCTGATAGCCGGATTCAAATTTTCCAAATTCAACgacttaaaatatttaaacatgTCCGACACCCGGGTAACGGTTTTTTCATCTTTTTCTTCTGTGCCGGACATTTTGTTACCAATAAGTACTAACTAATGCCAAAACAAGAATATATTAGACCTAATTCGGGGTTTCGCACCTCCACCAATTGTGACAATGTGTAGGGGTGAGAGAAAGGCAAAGGGATGGTACTCACAGCTAGTCCTTTAAATAGTCCAGATTACAGTGCACTGTTCACTCCGTTCACTCGCGTTTCGGGGGCCTTTGGTTTCGGAAGGCACACGCGACACTGAGGGTGCAGAACTTCACCCTTTCGAGTTCTTTTTGAAGAGTCCGGGACGCACACGCGCGATGTGTGCCTAGCTCGGAGGCAGATCGCATTCTGCCGAGCGTTCCCGAATGATCGCCGTGAGTTATGATTTTGGGAAGGGGAGGGTAGTTGGAAACTGCACATTGTCACAGGGTTAATGAAACTGTCTTATTGTTCAAAAATAGTAATTGTGATCAATAGAATGGTACTTATCTCTTTGTTTACTTCTAGaaatgtaagtgttatttttaaaagaataAATTACTTTAACTCAAAAGGCATATTGAGTAACGAATTTATGCATTAGCAGATAAGTTAGtgaataactatttattttaatttaattaatattagtcctcaaataataatgttttattattagcataaatatttattattcaataggAAAGTCAAGTGTTAATAAAACTACTAAGTTTATATGACAGATACtcattatttattggcaacaaaATATGAATCATTCAATAAATAAGGTCTCGTATAGatttaaaatcgcatttttaatatcaataaaaagtaagtattcaAAACACAACAATAATCATAAAATGATAATACTACTTATTGACTCTAAATTACATTtacataataaatttatttaatttaaataatgaatttattttattttatttaaattgtacaaataatgaaatataaataatcaGATTAAGGTACTTAACTCTGTCCGTGGCGCTGGTAGCACTACAACTGACCGCTCGTTGGCGAGCAGCCACGTTTTATACCTGGTTCAGGTAAGTTACCTGTTCGACCAGTTTTCTTCGCCTACCGAcattattatagtattttaaatatttgagtgaaatgtaccttaaaatgttacaataATTAGATTTAATAATGACAAATCCAACACGGCCATACTGACTAGTACTTCGATCTCGAAGTACATAACTTATAAAAATAATCCAagctataataatatattgcacatgtacatattttattttaatacacatCTTAAGTCTACATTTTACACATTATATTGTTCTAGATTATATAATTCTTATGTGAAGTATAACATATAATCAACCGTTCAACAAGTAGCCAAAAGCCCTGACATGTATGCCCCAACACCTGCTGCTCGTGAAGACAGGCAAACATCAGACTAGTGACCGACCAGcagtatacatataattaacaaTCATATTAGTAGCCAAAAGCCCTGACATGTATGCCCCAACACCTGCTGCTCGTGAAGTCAGGCAAACATCAGACTAGTGACCGACCAGCAGTACAGGTACATTTTATCAACAGTTATATCAGTAGCTATATGTCCTGACATGAATGCTCCATCACCTGCTGCACGTGAAGCCAAGCAAACATCAGACATATAACCGACCAGCAGAATAACATTAGTCTCGTTTTAAATTTCATATAACATCACAACATTACATGATAATAATCAgtttattgtattaattataccAACATAAACAATTTACACATATCCAACACGGCTAAGCTAGATATAAAGCATTCTACAAAAATATTGCTATCACATGTAGTTAATTATTGCATTAtttaatcttaaaataaattgattaaatcAAATCAAGATTATCAATCATAGGCGTCAAACAATAGAGCTTATATTTTTAGTGGAAtgctttaaaataatattatgtacgaACTATTACTATTACGAAGAATCGTCTATGGAGGAGTTTTGATCAATCCATTCACCAGGCCAATATCGCAGTTTTTCTTTTGCTACAGTAATTTTTCGTAAATTTCCTGTACCATGCAAAACAAATCGATCATGATCCAGAATTTGAACTATGCGATATGGACCTTTAAATTTAGGGTTTAATTTATCATTTCGTCTATGTTGTTGGTTAACATAAACCATATCACCGATATTATACACTTTGTTATTGCGCCTTACTGAATCAAAACGCTCCTTAGACTTTTGTGCTAATAAACATAGTCGTTGATATGCAAGTTGCCTATCTGCTTGTAAGTCAGTATTAGACGTATTTATATTGTCTCCTAAGACTTCAATTAATCGAGCCTGTATGCAAGGGATATTTACTCTACGACCAATCAATAAATATTCTGGAGTAAATCCGGTGGATTTCTGGACACTGGTGTTTAAAGATTGCTGAACCTTCCACAAAGAGCTCGGCCAGTCTGACCTATCATCACAAGAGGTTCTTAACATATTAACTATAGTTGAAACGTAACGCTCTACTTGGCCGTTACCCCTTGGCGTACCTGTTGCAATCATATGATGATCTATATGTAGTTCCTCAAACAGTAATTTAACTATATTAGCACTAAAATTAGTTCCTTGATCCGTAATTACTAACTGCGGCGCAAACAAAGTCAGTATCTCACGGATAGCAAATATAAATTCGTTAGAATTTAGAGTTTTAAGAGGTTTTAATATGCAAAATTTAGTAAAACCATCAATCAGAATTAAGATGTATTTAAAGCCATCATTTGAGACTGGAAAAGGACCAGTACAGTCTAAATGGATAGTTTGAAATGGCACTGGTGTTTTAATAATCGGATGCAAATATCCTTGCTTAGGGCCGGAAAAGCTCTTACGTTCTATACACACTAAACAATGAGagagatatttttttacataagcTGCCATTCCTGGAAACCAGAAATTCTCACGTAGTTTAGAAATGACTTTCTCGAAACCGAGGTGACAATTTTGATCATGATAGATGTAGAGGACGTGGTGAAATAATATGCAGTTTTAAAGTAGCAAAACGTAAGGGTGTTTGGACAGCGAGAAGTATGTACCTTAGCGCGTAATTGTATAGATCGACTGACCGCTGAGAGCCAATGACATAAATCCGTTTGTCCCCCTCCCCTGGCCGTTCCCCTCGGTCGCCCAGAACCGGCACATACCACTCGGACTTCCAGGCACcctcattttaataaaatataaaatatacaaaacaaattcGCGTCGCTTACATACTCCACCCCAGTGCTGCATCAGCACTTACTCAAcctcagtaggtacatatgcgACGCGTGCAGCTGATCGACGCAGTGTTCCGGATTTGGTTTTTATCTGCACGACTCTTATGCGTCCGTCTCTCCCCGGAATTACTTCCTGTATTATTCCCTTAGGCCAAACGTTACGGGGTGACGCAGGATCCACAACCAATACCAGATCTCCCACTTGTAAGGGTCGTTGGTCTTGGTGCCACTTCTGGCGAGGGATCATCTGTGGCAGTACTTCTCGTACCCACCGCTTCCAGAATAGGTCTGCAAGTCGTTGAGAGGTTCGCCATTGTTTACGAAGGTACATGTCGGAGTGATCAAATGAACCGAGAGTAGGTAAGTTGGAAGAACTGCCAAGTAAAAAATGATTCGGCGTGAGGGCTTCATCACTTTTCGGTTCAACTGTGACGTGTGTAAGCCATGAGCGTGCTCAAAACTTCATCTCGCGGAGCCTGTTCTTTTAATACCACCTTAAGTGATGCCTTTATTGATCGGATAAGTCGCTCCCACGCGCCAGCCCAGTGGGGGCTGACTGGTGGCAAAAAATTCCAAGTGGTGCCATATTTCAAGGCTAAATCTTTTAATGAGGCGTCATTCAATTCACTGATACACTTTTTAAGTTCATTATCAGCTCCTCTTAAATTGGTGCCATTATCCGAGAAAATCTGCTGAGGCCAACCACGACGCGCCGCCATCCTTCGCAGAGCCATTATTAGTGCGTCGGCCGTGAGCCTCGTGACTATTTCTATGTGAACAGCTCGCATGGTAAGACACGTAAATAAAACTCCGTACCGCTTTTCTCGGCGTCTCAATACTGTTACTTCCATTGGTCCGTACAAATCAATGCCACAGAACGTAAACGGGCGCTGGTGATGGGCCATGCGAGCAGGAGGTAAGTCACCCATTCTAGGTGGTTGCGGTTGCGCTTTTTTTATTCTACAGAACATGCACTTGCTGCTCACATGTTTCACAGTTGGCCGAATTCGAATAATCCAGTATTTCTGTTTCAGGTTGTTTACCACTGTTTCCCGATTCCCATGTGCGGCCGTCACGTGATAGTGTTTTACAATCAACTTAGTGACGTGATTACTTCCATCGAGGATTACGGGTTGTTTTGTCTCCGGTAGTACCTCCAGGGCCGCTCCAATTCGTCCGTCAACGCGCAGAATACCGTGTTCATCGAGAAATGGTGTCAAGGTAAGTAATCTGCTTTTCCGGTctaaatttcttttatttttcaggTTCTCCAGGTCTTCAGGAAAGGACTGCGCTTGAGAATATTGGATTAGTAAGCGCTCCGCTTTTTCTTTCAGGTCTCCATTAATCTCGCAGGTaagttttttacatttatttataaacataagTATAGCACAGGTAGCTCCAACTAATCTTAACCACGACGAAAACCTTTCGGGTTCAGGAACAGCTGGTAAGTTTTCAGATGATACATTTACAATCATTGTATACTCTAGATCCAAAGGATTAGGCTTCGTCAGCTGTTTATTTGAAGGCCAAGTTTCCTCATTGCTATGCAAAAAGTCGGGACCGTGAAACCATTCATTTTCCAGCATTCTGAGTTCACAGGTGTCTCGTGTAGCAATATCAGCTACGTTCATTTTCGTAGGTACGTATCCCCATTGAGTAGATTGAGTTAATTCGTCTAATTCCCCGAGCCGATGCGCCACGAACGCTTTATAGGTACGTGCATCGTTATATATCCAGTGAAGCACACAGGTCGAATCAGTCCAGTAATAAATTTTATCCGTGGTCATTTTGTGTTCTTTGATATTGCTATGTGCCAGTCTCGCTGCTAGACATGCACTTTCTAGTTCCAATCGTGGAATACTTCTATGTTTAGTAGGTGAAATTCGACATTTACTAGAAACAAATGCTAATTGCCAGCGGTTATTATTATCTATCCAGCGCCAGTACGCTACGGCGCATAAGGCTTGCGATGACGCATCACACATTAAATGCAGTTGTAGGTTAGTATACATAGCCGGCGGGCGTCCTTCACTATTCGGTGCATTCGGTGCATCGTCTGTCTCACTCGCGCGCACGGCGGCTTGATAATATCGGGGCAGGCGCACTAAACGTACACGTTTCAATAGCTCGAGGAATTCGATCCACTTTTGAAATAATTCTTCCGGAATTATGTCGTCCCAATGTAATCCTTGTTTCCAGGTATCACGGATTATTATTTTTCCTCTTATTGTTATCGGTGATAGGAACCCGTAGACATCGAATATCGACATAACAACTCTTAGCATTTCTCGCTTTGTAGGTATCTTCTCTCCAGATATGATTGCCTCCGGTATACGTTTGAAAGAGACATCAAAACCAAGTAAGTCTTCCTTTGGAAACCAAACTAATCCAAGGGTACGTTCGCCATCATCTTGTTGATCAATTTTGAACCTTATGGCCGTTGATCCTAAGTTCTCTTTTGGTAAACTGTTTATTAATGTTTCACTGTTGCTCGTCCAGTTACGAATGTTAAAGCCGCCTTGTGTATGTATATAAGCCACTTCTTTTACCACTTTTATTGCAGTTTCTTCGTCCTCAAAACTGTCAATATAATCGTCTACGTAATGTTGTTTACATATCGCAGATACAGCGGCCGGCATCGATGACTCATAGCGCACGGCGTTCTTGTTTTTTATGAACTGGGAAATAAATGGTGCACAATTTGCTCCAAATATTAAAGATGTCATCTTATATGTTTTTATAGGGCCGTCAGGAGCACCGGAGCCTTCACATGTGTTTCTCCACAGGAAACGAAAAGCGTCTTgatcttcagggatgattttcACTCTTAGGAACATATCTTGGATATCTCCAGTTATTCCGATTTTATTTTCGCGAAATCGAAGCATTATTCCGTATAATGATATGAGCAGATCAGGTCCTTTATATAGGTAATCATTTAAACAAACGCCATTATTTTTGGATGCGCAATCAAATACAGTAGGGGACACAAGAGCGTACGGGGCGAAAATCAAAAACGGTGTACGAGGGGAAGGGGAGGGTGATACTATTGTATGCAGTGGAGAAACGACTTTAATGCATAGTAGACTCGGGAGAAGTATGACTGTTGGAAGAGTTCTAGGTTTTGCTATGTGACAATGAGTCCTCGATTCAAGCTCCTAAACTTAGGTCCCTGCGAATGCAAGCGTAAAAACTCTTTACTGTTAACCTGTAAGTTTACCTTGGTTGTAGGTAGCAATATCCATATCAGCATATTGCTACAACATTAGAGCAATCAACCGTGACGGCGATAACCCCGTTATTTTCTTCTGATCCAATGAAATAGGTTATCGGGCTCAATTAACCGATATTATCCGGTCGGTGGAATTTATCAAATTATTCATAGTACgggaaaataaaacaatataccaTTGTCCGATAAGGTTTGACGTCGTATCTACGGTAAACCACAGCTACACGTATGCGTGACGTAGTCAAGTGTTCATTACCTAACGATGGTGTGGATAGATGATTCAA harbors:
- the LOC134805626 gene encoding uncharacterized protein LOC134805626; translation: MNVADIATRDTCELRMLENEWFHGPDFLHSNEETWPSNKQLTKPNPLDLEYTMIVNVSSENLPAVPEPERFSSWLRLVGATCAILMFINKCKKLTCEINGDLKEKAERLLIQYSQAQSFPEDLENLKNKRNLDRKSRLLTLTPFLDEHGILRVDGRIGAALEVLPETKQPVILDGSNHVTKLIVKHYHVTAAHGNRETVVNNLKQKYWIIRIRPTVKHVSSKCMFCRIKKAQPQPPRMGDLPPARMAHHQRPFTFCGIDLYGPMEVTVLRRREKRYGVLFTCLTMRAVHIEIVTRLTADALIMALRRMAARRGWPQQIFSDNGTNLRGADNELKKCISELNDASLKDLALKYGTTWNFLPPVSPHWAGAWERLIRSIKASLKVVLKEQAPRDEVLSTLMAYTRHS